The following proteins are encoded in a genomic region of Candidatus Dechloromonas phosphoritropha:
- a CDS encoding elongation factor Ts — MVAITASMVSELRGKTDAPMMECKKALTEADGDMAKAEEILRVKLGNKASKAASRIAAEGVLGLYLSADGKLGALVEVNSETDFVARNDEFIALAKGCAELAATRDPADVAALSALPMGEGTVESTRSALVGKIGENMTIRRFARIAASGKLLSYVHGGSKIGVLVDVIGGDDQLGKDLAMHIAASKPKSLDASGVPAELIEMERAVATGKAAEDARKAQEEGKKPQSEDIVAKRIEGSVQKFLKEVTLLGQVFVKAEDGKQTIEQLLKAKGASVAGFTLFMVGEGIEKRVDDFAAEVAAQAAAAAAKI; from the coding sequence ATGGTGGCAATCACCGCAAGCATGGTGTCTGAACTGCGCGGCAAGACCGACGCACCCATGATGGAATGCAAGAAGGCCCTCACCGAAGCGGACGGCGACATGGCCAAGGCGGAAGAAATCCTCCGCGTCAAGTTGGGCAACAAGGCGAGCAAGGCGGCTTCCCGCATTGCCGCGGAAGGCGTGCTCGGCCTCTATCTTTCGGCGGACGGCAAGCTCGGTGCCCTCGTCGAAGTGAATAGCGAAACTGATTTCGTCGCCAGGAACGACGAATTCATCGCCCTGGCCAAGGGTTGTGCCGAACTGGCGGCGACCCGCGACCCGGCCGATGTCGCGGCGCTGTCGGCGCTGCCGATGGGTGAGGGCACGGTGGAATCGACCCGCTCGGCTCTGGTCGGCAAGATCGGCGAAAACATGACGATCCGCCGTTTTGCACGTATCGCGGCGAGCGGCAAGCTGCTCTCCTACGTTCATGGCGGGTCCAAAATCGGCGTACTGGTCGATGTCATCGGTGGTGACGACCAGCTGGGCAAGGATCTGGCGATGCACATCGCAGCTTCCAAGCCGAAATCCCTGGATGCGTCGGGGGTGCCTGCCGAGTTGATCGAAATGGAGCGTGCGGTCGCCACTGGCAAGGCCGCCGAAGATGCGAGAAAAGCCCAAGAAGAGGGCAAGAAGCCGCAGTCGGAAGATATCGTGGCGAAGCGCATTGAAGGTTCGGTACAGAAATTCCTCAAGGAGGTCACCCTGCTCGGTCAGGTGTTCGTCAAGGCTGAAGACGGCAAGCAGACGATCGAACAACTGCTTAAGGCCAAGGGCGCGTCGGTGGCCGGCTTCACGCTGTTCATGGTCGGCGAGGGTATCGAGAAGAGGGTGGATGATTTCGCCGCCGAAGTGGCTGCCCAGGCTGCTGCTGCCGCCGCCAAGATTTAA
- a CDS encoding UMP kinase translates to MTTARYKRILLKLSGEALMGNDTYGINPLTIAEIVAEIKMVADLGVEIGVVIGGGNIFRGMAGTATGMDRATADYMGMLATVMNAMALSDAMRQVGLNARVQSALRIEQVVEPYIRGKAIRYLEEGRVVIFGAGTGNPFFTTDTAAALRGSEIGAEIVLKATKVDGIYSADPKKDPAAIRFDRISFNDAIARNLAVMDATAFALCRDQKLPINVFSIFKAGALKRVVCGEDEGTLVYC, encoded by the coding sequence ATGACCACGGCCCGGTACAAACGCATCCTTCTGAAACTTTCGGGTGAGGCCCTGATGGGCAACGACACCTACGGCATCAATCCGCTGACCATCGCGGAGATCGTCGCGGAGATCAAGATGGTTGCCGACCTCGGCGTGGAAATCGGCGTCGTCATCGGCGGTGGCAACATCTTTCGCGGAATGGCTGGTACAGCAACCGGCATGGATCGGGCGACCGCAGATTATATGGGCATGCTGGCCACGGTGATGAATGCGATGGCCCTCTCCGATGCGATGCGTCAGGTGGGCCTGAATGCTCGGGTACAGTCGGCCCTGCGTATCGAGCAGGTGGTCGAGCCGTACATTCGCGGCAAGGCTATCCGCTATCTGGAGGAAGGCAGGGTAGTCATCTTCGGCGCCGGGACCGGCAACCCTTTCTTCACGACTGACACCGCCGCCGCATTGCGCGGATCGGAAATCGGCGCAGAAATCGTGCTCAAGGCGACCAAGGTAGATGGCATCTATTCAGCCGATCCGAAGAAGGATCCTGCCGCGATCCGCTTCGACAGGATCAGCTTCAACGATGCGATCGCGAGGAATCTCGCGGTCATGGATGCCACCGCGTTTGCTCTGTGCCGCGATCAGAAATTGCCGATCAACGTGTTCTCAATTTTCAAGGCCGGCGCGCTGAAGCGCGTGGTCTGTGGGGAAGATGAGGGTACGCTGGTCTATTGTTGA
- the frr gene encoding ribosome recycling factor — protein MIPELKKNAENKMQKTLESLRGDLLKIRTGRAHTGLLDHVLVDYYGSLMPVNQVANITLVDARTIGVQPWEKSMVQKVEKAIRDSDLGLNPASQGELIRVPMPALTEERRKEMIKVVKHEGENARVAIRNLRRDAITHLKDALKKGEISEDDERRAQDDIQKLTDRHIADVDKMLGQKEVELMQV, from the coding sequence ATGATTCCTGAACTCAAGAAGAATGCCGAGAACAAGATGCAGAAGACGCTGGAGTCGCTGCGAGGTGATCTGCTGAAGATTCGTACCGGCCGCGCCCACACCGGGCTGCTGGATCATGTCCTGGTCGACTATTATGGCTCGCTTATGCCGGTAAACCAGGTTGCCAACATCACCTTGGTCGATGCTCGCACCATAGGCGTGCAACCTTGGGAGAAGAGCATGGTACAGAAGGTCGAAAAGGCGATTCGCGACTCCGATCTCGGCCTCAATCCCGCTTCTCAAGGGGAACTGATACGGGTGCCGATGCCGGCGCTGACCGAAGAGCGGCGCAAGGAAATGATCAAGGTCGTCAAGCACGAAGGCGAAAACGCAAGGGTGGCGATCCGCAATCTGCGCCGTGACGCCATCACTCACCTCAAGGATGCGCTGAAAAAGGGAGAGATTTCCGAGGATGACGAGCGCAGGGCGCAGGACGATATCCAGAAACTCACCGACCGGCACATTGCCGATGTCGACAAGATGCTCGGCCAGAAAGAGGTCGAGTTGATGCAGGTTTGA